In Phreatobacter aquaticus, a single genomic region encodes these proteins:
- the proS gene encoding proline--tRNA ligase, whose translation MRLSRYFLPILRETPKEAEIVSHRLMLRAGMVRQESAGIYAWLPLGLRVLNKVQKIVREEQDRSGAIELLMPTIQSADLWRESGRYEAYGKEMLRIKDRHDREMLFGPTNEEMITEIFRAYVKSYKDLPLNLYHLQWKFRDEVRPRFGTMRSREFLMKDAYSFDLDQAGAVHAYNKMFLAYLRTFDRLGLKSIPMRADTGPIGGDLSHEFIILADTGESQVYCHKDYLEFPVPPADTNFDDVAGVKATVAKWTSLYAATDEMHDEAAYNAIPEASRVSARGIEVGHIFYFGTKYSEPMGANVQGPDGKPVPVHMGSYGIGPSRVVAALIEASHDEAGIRWPEEVAPFKVALLNLKQGDSACDAACGELYQTLTAKGVEVLYDDRDDRPGAKFATADLIGIPYQVMIGPRGLAEGKVEMKVRSTGEREMLSPAAFVSRITGA comes from the coding sequence ATGCGCTTGTCCCGCTATTTCCTGCCGATTCTGCGCGAGACGCCGAAGGAAGCCGAAATCGTCTCCCACCGCCTGATGCTGCGGGCCGGCATGGTGCGCCAGGAGAGCGCCGGCATCTATGCCTGGCTGCCGCTTGGTCTCAGGGTCCTGAACAAGGTCCAGAAGATCGTGCGCGAGGAGCAGGACCGTTCGGGCGCGATCGAACTGCTGATGCCGACCATCCAGTCGGCCGATCTCTGGCGCGAAAGCGGGCGCTATGAGGCCTATGGCAAGGAGATGCTGCGGATCAAGGATCGGCACGATCGCGAGATGCTGTTCGGCCCGACCAACGAGGAAATGATCACCGAGATCTTCCGGGCCTATGTGAAGAGCTACAAGGACCTGCCGCTCAACCTCTACCACCTGCAGTGGAAGTTCCGCGACGAGGTGCGGCCGCGCTTCGGCACGATGCGCTCGCGCGAGTTCCTGATGAAGGACGCCTATTCCTTCGATCTCGACCAGGCCGGCGCGGTGCACGCCTACAACAAGATGTTCCTGGCCTATCTCAGGACCTTCGACCGGCTCGGCCTGAAGTCGATCCCGATGCGCGCCGATACCGGCCCGATCGGCGGCGACCTCAGCCATGAGTTCATCATCCTCGCCGATACCGGCGAGAGCCAGGTCTATTGCCACAAGGACTATCTCGAGTTCCCGGTGCCGCCGGCCGACACCAATTTCGACGATGTCGCGGGCGTCAAGGCGACGGTCGCCAAGTGGACGTCGCTCTATGCGGCGACTGACGAGATGCATGACGAGGCTGCCTATAACGCGATCCCGGAGGCTTCGCGGGTTTCGGCGCGTGGCATCGAGGTCGGCCATATCTTCTATTTCGGCACGAAGTACTCCGAGCCGATGGGCGCGAATGTCCAGGGACCCGACGGCAAGCCGGTGCCGGTCCATATGGGCTCCTATGGCATCGGTCCGTCGCGCGTTGTGGCAGCGCTGATCGAGGCGAGCCATGACGAGGCGGGCATCCGCTGGCCGGAGGAGGTGGCGCCGTTCAAGGTGGCGCTGCTCAATCTCAAGCAGGGCGACAGCGCCTGCGACGCGGCCTGCGGCGAGCTTTACCAGACCCTCACCGCCAAGGGCGTCGAGGTGCTCTATGACGATCGCGACGACCGTCCGGGTGCCAAGTTCGCGACCGCCGATCTGATCGGCATTCCCTATCAGGTGATGATCGGCCCGCGCGGCCTTGCCGAGGGCAAGGTGGAGATGAAGGTGCGCTCGACCGGCGAACGCGAGATGCTGAGCCCGGCGGCCTTCGTGTCGCGGATCACCGGCGCCTGA
- the nuoN gene encoding NADH-quinone oxidoreductase subunit NuoN: MNAPLLQLAPIVPELILAIGAMALLMYGVFSGEKSSGTVSAAAVVLLIAAGFAVMLIGGTPRSAFGGSFLFDGFARFMKVLAFFGAAITLLMSHDFLKRAGAERFEFPILILLSATGMGVLISAGDLIALYMGLELMSLALYVIASIHRDDLRSTEAGLKYFVLGALSSGMLLYGASLIYGFTGTVSLAGIALALKGGPIGLGLIFGLVFLIAGLAFKISAVPFHMWTPDVYEGAPTPVTAFFAAAPKVAALAIFVRAMVTGFPAATLQWQQIIVFVSLASMALGAFAAIGQSNIKRLMAYSSIGHMGFALVGLAAGTASGVQGVAVYIAIYMVMTLGTFACIIAMRREAGPVETIEDLAGLSRTNPVIAAALAAQLFSLAGIPPLAGFFAKFYVFSAAVDAKLYVLAVVGVLTSAVGCYYYLRVVKIMYFDEPAAPFVPARFEIKAVIVLAALFVTLFVVYPAPLVAAAGAAARSLF; encoded by the coding sequence TTGAACGCTCCGCTCCTCCAGCTTGCCCCGATCGTCCCGGAACTGATCCTGGCCATCGGCGCCATGGCGCTTCTGATGTACGGCGTCTTCTCCGGCGAGAAATCGTCCGGAACCGTGTCGGCCGCCGCCGTCGTCCTGCTGATCGCTGCCGGCTTCGCCGTGATGCTGATCGGCGGCACGCCGCGCTCGGCCTTCGGCGGATCGTTCCTGTTCGACGGCTTTGCGCGATTCATGAAGGTGCTGGCCTTCTTCGGCGCGGCCATCACGCTCCTGATGTCGCACGACTTCCTCAAGCGGGCAGGGGCCGAGCGCTTCGAATTCCCGATCCTGATCCTCTTGTCGGCCACCGGCATGGGCGTGCTGATCTCGGCGGGTGACCTGATCGCGCTCTATATGGGCCTCGAGCTCATGTCGCTGGCGCTCTATGTCATCGCCTCGATCCATCGCGACGACCTGCGCTCGACCGAAGCCGGCCTGAAATATTTCGTCCTCGGCGCCCTGTCCTCGGGCATGCTGCTGTACGGCGCCTCGCTGATCTACGGCTTCACCGGAACCGTCTCGCTCGCCGGTATCGCGCTCGCCCTGAAGGGTGGTCCCATCGGGCTTGGTCTGATCTTCGGCCTGGTGTTCCTCATCGCCGGTCTCGCCTTCAAGATCTCCGCCGTGCCGTTCCACATGTGGACGCCGGACGTCTATGAGGGCGCGCCGACCCCGGTCACCGCCTTCTTCGCGGCGGCGCCGAAGGTTGCAGCCCTCGCGATCTTCGTGCGCGCCATGGTCACCGGCTTTCCGGCCGCCACGCTGCAATGGCAGCAGATCATCGTCTTCGTGTCGCTCGCCTCCATGGCGCTTGGCGCCTTTGCCGCCATTGGCCAGTCCAACATCAAGCGGCTGATGGCCTATTCCTCCATCGGCCATATGGGCTTCGCGCTGGTCGGCCTTGCCGCCGGCACCGCCTCCGGCGTGCAGGGTGTCGCCGTCTATATCGCCATCTACATGGTGATGACGCTTGGCACCTTCGCCTGCATCATCGCGATGCGCCGGGAAGCAGGTCCCGTCGAGACGATCGAGGATCTGGCGGGCCTGTCGCGCACCAATCCGGTGATTGCGGCTGCCCTTGCCGCGCAGCTGTTCTCGCTTGCCGGCATTCCGCCGCTCGCCGGCTTCTTCGCCAAGTTCTACGTGTTCTCGGCGGCCGTCGACGCCAAGCTCTATGTGCTGGCGGTGGTTGGCGTGCTGACCAGCGCGGTCGGCTGCTACTATTACCTGCGCGTCGTGAAGATCATGTATTTCGACGAGCCGGCCGCACCCTTCGTGCCCGCGCGCTTCGAGATCAAGGCGGTGATCGTGCTTGCCGCCCTGTTCGTGACGCTGTTCGTGGTCTATCCGGCGCCGCTGGTGGCCGCCGCCGGCGCCGCCGCGCGTTCGTTGTTCTAA
- the mce gene encoding methylmalonyl-CoA epimerase has product MIGRLNHVAIAVRDIAKASALYRDTLGAKVTAPVAQPAHGVTVVFVELPNTKIEFLEPLGADSPIARFLDKNPDGGIHHVCYEVDDILAARDHLKAQGARILGDGEPKIGAHDKPVLFLHPKDFNGTLVELEQA; this is encoded by the coding sequence ATGATCGGCCGTCTTAATCACGTCGCCATCGCCGTGCGCGACATTGCCAAGGCGAGCGCGCTCTATCGCGACACGCTGGGCGCCAAGGTCACGGCGCCTGTTGCCCAGCCCGCCCACGGCGTGACGGTGGTCTTCGTCGAGTTGCCGAACACCAAGATCGAGTTCCTCGAGCCGCTCGGGGCCGACAGCCCGATCGCGCGCTTCCTCGACAAGAACCCCGACGGCGGCATCCACCATGTCTGCTACGAGGTGGATGACATTCTGGCGGCCCGCGATCATCTGAAGGCCCAGGGCGCACGTATCCTGGGGGATGGCGAGCCGAAGATCGGCGCGCATGACAAGCCGGTCCTGTTCCTTCACCCGAAGGACTTCAACGGGACGCTGGTGGAGCTGGAACAGGCATGA
- a CDS encoding phasin family protein, with translation MAQTFDDVQKLGKDGLDNAMKSMTAVTKGYQAIAAEVVDYAKKSFEDNSAAVEKIATLKSLDKVIELQSELAKGAYETAVARVTKINELYSALAKEAFKPYEGLFAKFAPAK, from the coding sequence ATGGCCCAGACATTCGATGACGTGCAGAAGCTCGGCAAGGACGGCCTCGACAATGCGATGAAGTCGATGACCGCCGTGACCAAGGGCTATCAGGCGATTGCCGCCGAGGTGGTCGATTATGCCAAGAAGTCGTTTGAAGACAATTCGGCCGCCGTCGAGAAGATTGCCACGCTGAAGAGCCTGGACAAGGTGATCGAGCTCCAGTCCGAGCTGGCCAAGGGTGCCTACGAGACCGCTGTCGCCCGCGTCACCAAGATCAACGAGCTCTATTCGGCGCTCGCCAAGGAAGCCTTCAAGCCCTACGAGGGC
- a CDS encoding DnaJ domain-containing protein, with the protein MTYFIAGLIALIVFSGGLNAILGANPKWLSAQMRKAGGVAAIIFGVFLVTRGQWELAIPVVIAGTTLLGLMPGQGMLSNWGNAGSKTPRQTSTVRSTFIEMELDLDTGQMGGRFVAGSLAGQRLEQIQIGRLVAAFSEIDAESAALLEAYLDRRDPSWRENAQGNAGARQGGAPASSAMTEQEAHEILGLQPGADDDAIRNAHRTLMKKIHPDQGGSTWIASRVNQAKDVLLGRHNRNS; encoded by the coding sequence ATGACCTATTTCATCGCGGGCCTGATCGCGCTCATCGTCTTTTCCGGCGGCCTGAATGCCATTCTCGGGGCCAATCCGAAATGGCTGTCGGCGCAGATGCGCAAGGCGGGCGGCGTTGCGGCCATCATTTTCGGGGTGTTCCTGGTGACGCGCGGCCAGTGGGAACTGGCGATTCCCGTGGTGATTGCGGGTACGACGCTGCTTGGCCTGATGCCAGGGCAGGGCATGCTGAGCAATTGGGGCAATGCCGGCTCGAAGACGCCGCGCCAGACCTCGACGGTGCGCTCGACCTTCATCGAGATGGAGCTCGACCTCGATACCGGGCAGATGGGTGGACGATTTGTCGCGGGCTCGCTTGCCGGACAGCGGCTGGAGCAGATTCAGATCGGTCGGCTTGTCGCGGCCTTCAGCGAGATCGACGCCGAGAGCGCGGCCCTACTCGAAGCTTATCTTGACCGCCGTGACCCCAGCTGGCGTGAAAACGCTCAAGGCAATGCGGGTGCGCGGCAGGGCGGCGCGCCGGCTTCGAGCGCGATGACCGAACAAGAGGCCCACGAGATCCTTGGCCTTCAGCCGGGGGCGGACGATGACGCGATCCGGAATGCGCATCGAACGCTCATGAAAAAGATTCATCCCGACCAGGGCGGCTCGACCTGGATCGCTTCCCGCGTCAACCAGGCCAAGGACGTTCTCTTGGGTCGCCATAACCGGAACTCCTGA
- a CDS encoding D-alanyl-D-alanine carboxypeptidase → MTTIRSSARAGNGPRGWYIALLAVAGLASASLTTDAEARGRRYAGYAPAYSAIVIDAKTGQVLHQESPDGQRFPASVTKVMTLYVLFEQIEAGRFSLQSPLRVSAEAASQPPSKIGVRAGSTITVEEAIRALVTKSANDVAVVIAENISGDEERFAQLMTRRARALGMGRTTFRNASGLPDAEQTTTARDLATLGRAIQDHFPRFWSYFQTYSFAYRGVNHRNHNNLLGRVQGVDGIKTGYTRASGFNLLTSARRGDRQVVAVVMGGRSGGARDARMRQLIETFMPQAYAGRRTAPMIARATEPEARAPMRITAAAQVPVPGRRQPVAAPAPATPMAVAVVAAGQTRGGASTGASAAAPVMASAQPPRPVIRQETAPAPIAAATLASASSTPVPAPSVAPGNPNPRPGVLGTLHSSQLTTASVPNRAVQMAAAGPAPQTEVAARRRGEWSIQLGAFPTESAAMETLREARENTNRQLGSADPYTERVERGGMTLVRARFAGFDRAGADAACRALKSNDYDCMPVRN, encoded by the coding sequence ATGACGACCATCAGGAGCTCAGCTCGGGCCGGCAACGGCCCCCGTGGCTGGTACATTGCTCTCTTGGCAGTCGCAGGACTGGCATCGGCAAGTCTGACAACCGACGCCGAGGCGCGTGGCCGCCGCTATGCGGGCTATGCCCCGGCCTATTCGGCCATTGTCATCGATGCCAAGACTGGTCAGGTGCTTCATCAGGAATCGCCTGACGGACAGCGCTTCCCTGCCTCCGTCACCAAGGTGATGACGCTCTACGTCCTGTTCGAGCAGATTGAAGCCGGTCGCTTCTCGCTTCAATCGCCGCTGCGCGTCTCGGCCGAAGCGGCAAGCCAGCCACCATCCAAGATCGGCGTCCGCGCCGGCTCGACCATCACGGTCGAAGAAGCCATTCGGGCGCTCGTCACCAAATCCGCCAACGACGTTGCCGTCGTGATCGCCGAGAACATCTCGGGCGATGAGGAACGCTTCGCCCAGTTGATGACGCGGCGCGCCCGCGCACTTGGCATGGGCCGCACCACGTTCCGCAATGCGTCGGGTCTGCCGGACGCCGAGCAGACGACGACCGCGCGCGATCTCGCGACCCTCGGCCGCGCCATCCAGGATCATTTTCCCCGCTTCTGGAGCTATTTCCAGACCTATTCCTTCGCCTATCGCGGCGTGAACCACCGCAACCACAACAATCTGCTTGGTCGCGTTCAGGGCGTTGATGGCATCAAGACGGGCTATACCCGCGCCTCCGGCTTCAACCTTCTGACGTCGGCCCGCCGCGGCGACCGCCAGGTCGTGGCCGTCGTCATGGGTGGCCGTTCCGGCGGCGCCCGCGACGCCCGCATGCGGCAGCTGATCGAGACCTTCATGCCGCAGGCCTATGCCGGACGGCGGACGGCGCCGATGATCGCCCGGGCCACCGAGCCCGAAGCGCGTGCACCCATGCGGATCACGGCTGCGGCCCAGGTACCGGTGCCCGGTCGCCGCCAGCCGGTCGCTGCTCCCGCTCCGGCCACCCCAATGGCGGTTGCCGTGGTCGCCGCTGGCCAGACGCGTGGTGGCGCTTCGACAGGCGCTTCGGCCGCCGCCCCGGTGATGGCCAGCGCACAACCGCCACGGCCCGTCATTCGCCAAGAGACCGCGCCGGCCCCGATCGCCGCCGCGACGCTTGCCTCCGCAAGCTCAACTCCGGTGCCGGCGCCCTCGGTCGCTCCAGGCAATCCGAACCCACGCCCCGGCGTGCTTGGCACGCTGCACTCCTCGCAGCTTACCACCGCATCCGTGCCGAACCGGGCTGTCCAGATGGCCGCAGCTGGTCCCGCTCCCCAGACCGAAGTGGCTGCCCGCCGTCGCGGTGAATGGTCGATCCAGCTCGGTGCTTTCCCGACGGAATCCGCCGCCATGGAGACGCTGCGGGAAGCGCGCGAAAACACCAATCGCCAGCTCGGCTCGGCCGATCCCTATACCGAGCGGGTCGAGCGCGGCGGCATGACCCTGGTGCGTGCCCGCTTCGCCGGCTTCGACCGCGCCGGTGCCGATGCGGCCTGCCGGGCTCTGAAGAGCAACGACTACGATTGCATGCCGGTCCGCAACTGA
- a CDS encoding biotin--[acetyl-CoA-carboxylase] ligase, producing MAKLSDAAAEAGFQLVHVAETGSTNQLALAAAASGEERPTWFLADVQTAGRGRRGKVWSTEPGNLSATLMLRDPAPATKIAELCFVSALAIDDAILTLAPDLESRLRLKWPNDGLIDGAKMIGILVEATTRGSLTHAVLGIGVNVRHHPGNAPYRTTSLNDEGFPVTRDQLFAALTASMMRALSVWNCGEGFAAIRAGWLARAAGLGQPIVVTHDKTRYEGIFAGLDPEGRLILDTPDGRQFLGVGEVSLMSQPMVH from the coding sequence GTGGCGAAGCTTTCAGACGCCGCGGCTGAGGCCGGCTTCCAGCTGGTCCATGTCGCGGAGACAGGGTCCACCAACCAGTTGGCCCTTGCCGCCGCCGCCTCGGGCGAAGAGCGCCCGACCTGGTTTCTGGCCGACGTGCAGACGGCCGGGCGTGGCCGCCGCGGCAAGGTCTGGTCGACCGAGCCCGGCAATCTCTCCGCGACCTTGATGCTGCGCGATCCCGCGCCTGCCACCAAGATCGCCGAACTCTGCTTCGTGTCAGCGCTGGCCATCGACGACGCGATCCTGACGCTGGCGCCAGACCTCGAGAGCCGCCTGCGGCTGAAATGGCCGAATGACGGGCTGATCGACGGCGCCAAGATGATCGGCATCCTGGTGGAGGCAACGACGCGCGGCTCGCTGACCCACGCCGTCCTCGGCATCGGCGTCAATGTCCGCCATCATCCGGGCAACGCGCCCTATCGGACGACCTCGCTCAACGATGAGGGCTTTCCGGTCACCCGCGACCAGCTGTTTGCGGCGCTGACCGCCTCGATGATGCGGGCGCTGTCGGTGTGGAATTGCGGCGAGGGTTTCGCCGCCATTCGGGCGGGATGGCTTGCGCGCGCGGCCGGCCTTGGCCAGCCCATCGTCGTCACTCACGACAAGACGCGCTACGAAGGCATATTCGCAGGCCTCGATCCCGAGGGCCGGCTCATTCTCGATACGCCCGACGGGCGTCAATTCCTGGGCGTCGGCGAAGTCTCGCTGATGTCTCAACCCATGGTGCACTGA
- a CDS encoding VWA domain-containing protein → MNEKNPSNSVSAGQARTGVASPASADISAFLKKAAAVGPPKVAGERGRLVFAMDATMSRQPTWDMAQEIQGQMFSEAAKVGTLDVQLVFFRGVNECRASGWVSEPATLAGLMRKISCVGGQTQIGRVLHHAAEEATGRRIHALVYVGDAMEEAMDDLCAKAGRLALANVPVFLFQEGGDPLAEQAYREVARITRGAYARFEPGAAAQLAELLKAVAIFASGGRAALTDASGRGAKGAQLLLGQMR, encoded by the coding sequence ATGAACGAGAAGAATCCTTCGAACAGCGTCAGTGCGGGTCAGGCCAGAACCGGGGTTGCCTCGCCGGCGAGCGCCGATATCTCGGCCTTCCTCAAGAAGGCAGCAGCAGTCGGCCCGCCGAAGGTTGCCGGCGAGCGTGGCCGCCTGGTCTTCGCGATGGATGCCACGATGAGCCGGCAGCCGACCTGGGACATGGCCCAGGAAATCCAGGGCCAGATGTTCAGCGAGGCCGCCAAGGTCGGGACACTGGACGTCCAGCTGGTCTTTTTCCGCGGCGTCAACGAGTGCCGCGCCTCGGGATGGGTGAGCGAGCCAGCGACGCTTGCCGGCCTGATGCGCAAGATTTCCTGCGTTGGCGGCCAGACCCAGATCGGCCGGGTGCTGCATCACGCCGCGGAGGAGGCAACGGGCAGGCGGATCCATGCGCTGGTCTATGTCGGCGATGCGATGGAGGAGGCGATGGACGACCTCTGCGCCAAGGCGGGCCGCTTGGCGCTCGCCAATGTGCCGGTCTTCCTGTTCCAGGAGGGCGGCGATCCGCTGGCCGAACAGGCCTATCGCGAGGTTGCCCGGATCACCCGTGGCGCCTATGCACGCTTTGAACCGGGAGCGGCGGCCCAGCTGGCCGAGCTTCTCAAGGCCGTGGCGATCTTCGCCTCGGGCGGCCGGGCCGCCTTGACGGATGCGTCCGGACGCGGTGCCAAGGGGGCCCAGCTTCTGCTCGGCCAGATGCGTTAG
- a CDS encoding ribonuclease J, which produces MAATPKTAGSDPELVFAPLGGVGEIGMNLSLYGFGSPAKKDWIAVDCGVAFAGPDLPGIDLIMPDVRFIAGERKRLKALIITHAHEDHIGAVADLWPRLQCPVYATPFAAAMLEAKRFSDMGAPKVPIHILKPGERLDLGPFNVEMIAVAHSIPESTSLAIRTPLGIVIHTGDWKIDPTPVLGDKTDEARFRALGDEGVLALIGDSTNAIREGQSPSERDVATELAKIISKAKGRVAVTTFASNVARIRSVAEAALACDRQVVLVGRAMDRVVNIAREQGMLEGIPPFVSPESYGYIPRDKMVAILTGSQGEPRAALARVSNDEHPEVTLTPGDTVIFSSRTIPGNEKAVGAIVNGLVKQGIHIITDRDGLVHVSGHPRRGELEQMYQWVRPKIAIPVHGEPYHIAEHAALARRMGVKDVLLTGDGDIIRLAPGEPDVVDALPAARLFKDGNLLIEEATPTVGERRKLSFAGIVSVAVVLDDRGQLAGDIELDMAGIPLVDAQGESLAELIEETVADCLDGLPKARRRDPEAVRDSLTRAIRGTVNGRWGKKPMCHVLVVTV; this is translated from the coding sequence ATGGCGGCAACCCCCAAGACCGCCGGCTCTGATCCCGAACTGGTCTTCGCGCCGCTCGGCGGCGTCGGCGAAATCGGCATGAACCTGTCGCTCTATGGCTTCGGGTCGCCGGCCAAGAAGGACTGGATCGCGGTCGATTGCGGCGTGGCCTTTGCCGGCCCCGACCTTCCCGGTATCGACCTGATCATGCCGGATGTCCGCTTCATCGCGGGCGAACGCAAGCGCCTGAAGGCGCTGATCATCACTCACGCCCACGAGGATCATATCGGCGCGGTCGCCGATCTCTGGCCGCGTCTGCAGTGCCCTGTCTATGCGACGCCCTTTGCCGCCGCCATGCTGGAGGCCAAGCGCTTCTCCGACATGGGCGCGCCCAAGGTGCCGATCCATATCCTCAAGCCCGGCGAGCGGCTGGATCTCGGACCGTTCAATGTCGAGATGATCGCGGTCGCCCATTCGATCCCGGAATCGACCTCGCTCGCCATCCGCACGCCGCTCGGCATCGTCATCCATACCGGTGACTGGAAGATCGATCCGACGCCGGTGCTGGGCGACAAGACCGACGAGGCGCGCTTCCGTGCGCTCGGCGACGAGGGCGTGCTGGCGCTGATCGGCGATTCGACCAATGCCATCCGCGAGGGCCAGTCGCCGTCCGAACGCGATGTCGCGACCGAGCTTGCCAAGATCATCTCCAAGGCCAAGGGCCGCGTGGCGGTGACGACCTTTGCCTCCAATGTCGCGCGCATCCGCTCGGTGGCGGAAGCCGCGCTCGCCTGCGACCGGCAGGTGGTGCTGGTCGGCCGGGCCATGGACCGGGTGGTCAACATTGCCCGCGAGCAGGGCATGCTGGAGGGCATTCCGCCCTTCGTCAGCCCGGAATCCTACGGCTATATCCCGCGCGACAAGATGGTGGCGATCCTCACCGGCAGTCAGGGCGAGCCGCGCGCGGCGCTGGCCCGCGTCTCCAATGACGAGCATCCGGAAGTCACCCTGACGCCGGGCGACACGGTGATCTTCTCCTCGCGCACCATTCCCGGCAACGAAAAGGCGGTCGGCGCCATCGTCAACGGCCTGGTCAAGCAGGGCATCCATATCATCACCGACCGGGACGGCCTGGTGCATGTCTCGGGACATCCGCGGCGCGGCGAGCTGGAGCAGATGTACCAGTGGGTGCGCCCGAAGATCGCCATTCCGGTCCATGGCGAGCCCTATCATATCGCCGAACATGCAGCGCTTGCCCGCCGCATGGGCGTCAAGGATGTGCTGCTCACCGGCGATGGCGACATCATCCGCCTGGCGCCCGGCGAACCCGATGTGGTCGACGCCCTGCCGGCTGCCCGCCTGTTCAAGGACGGCAATCTGCTGATCGAGGAGGCGACACCAACGGTTGGCGAGCGCCGCAAGCTGTCGTTTGCCGGCATCGTGTCGGTCGCCGTTGTGCTTGACGATCGCGGCCAGCTGGCCGGCGATATCGAGCTCGACATGGCGGGCATCCCGCTGGTCGACGCGCAGGGCGAGAGCCTGGCCGAGCTGATCGAGGAAACGGTTGCCGATTGCCTGGATGGCCTGCCGAAGGCGCGTCGTCGCGACCCCGAGGCAGTGAGGGACAGCCTGACCCGCGCCATCCGCGGAACGGTCAATGGCCGGTGGGGCAAAAAGCCGATGTGCCACGTGCTGGTGGTCACGGTATAA
- a CDS encoding DUF1467 family protein, translating into MSVGAAVAIYFIIWWLCLFVVLPFGVRSQVEAGTVIPGSDRGAPVRHRMLKNALWTTLVSAVVFGVFYANFVGGYLTLDDIPFLPRSPQD; encoded by the coding sequence ATGAGCGTCGGCGCTGCGGTCGCGATCTATTTCATCATCTGGTGGCTGTGCCTGTTCGTGGTCCTGCCGTTCGGCGTGCGCTCGCAGGTCGAGGCTGGGACCGTCATTCCCGGCAGCGACAGGGGCGCGCCCGTGCGCCATCGGATGCTGAAGAATGCGCTCTGGACGACGCTCGTCTCGGCCGTCGTTTTCGGCGTCTTTTATGCCAATTTTGTCGGCGGCTACCTCACGCTCGACGACATCCCGTTCCTGCCGCGCTCGCCGCAAGACTAG
- a CDS encoding Kelch repeat-containing protein, with protein sequence MPPISRRFMVGGGLAAISTPAFSQHQHHQGQFERLNAPGRVDLPPIHNEQAVTDSPAPKAANQGRWTVRAPLPIPRTEMAWGVERQGKMHLVGGYAEQRVDKQYHHIYDPAANRWITAPDLPRGANHVGVAVAGAKLYAIGGFIEQNRTPHDECFVYGAEGEKWSKIRPLPQACGAMACVTIGENIHAIGGAIGTTFENRKSIDWHLVYDPKADSWTRRAPLFLARDHTGTLVVNGLIHVIAGRVDSFLTNSNLHHTYDPQTDKWTARTPIPTGRSGHGAVWYRGKIFCMGGEGWNRVYGQNEAYDPVADKWEAYAPMITPRHGTGAVAVGDAIYVAGGGPQMGGGVKSAVHEAFSLG encoded by the coding sequence ATGCCTCCGATCTCGCGACGCTTCATGGTGGGCGGCGGCCTCGCCGCGATCTCCACACCCGCTTTCTCCCAGCACCAGCATCATCAGGGCCAGTTCGAGCGCCTGAATGCGCCGGGCCGGGTCGATCTGCCGCCGATCCATAACGAACAGGCCGTCACCGACAGCCCGGCACCGAAAGCCGCCAATCAGGGCCGCTGGACGGTGCGCGCGCCCTTGCCGATCCCGCGCACCGAAATGGCCTGGGGCGTCGAGCGCCAAGGCAAGATGCACCTCGTCGGCGGCTATGCCGAGCAGCGTGTCGACAAGCAATATCACCACATCTACGACCCCGCGGCGAACCGCTGGATCACCGCGCCAGACCTGCCACGGGGTGCAAACCACGTCGGCGTCGCCGTTGCAGGCGCGAAACTCTACGCCATTGGCGGCTTCATCGAGCAGAATCGCACGCCCCACGACGAATGCTTCGTTTATGGGGCCGAGGGCGAGAAATGGTCGAAGATCCGCCCACTGCCGCAGGCCTGCGGCGCCATGGCCTGCGTGACGATCGGTGAGAACATCCACGCCATCGGCGGCGCGATCGGCACCACGTTCGAGAACCGGAAATCGATCGACTGGCACCTCGTCTATGATCCCAAGGCGGACAGTTGGACGAGGCGCGCGCCACTGTTCCTCGCCCGCGACCACACAGGCACGCTGGTGGTCAACGGCTTGATCCATGTGATCGCCGGCCGGGTCGATTCGTTCCTGACCAACTCCAACCTGCACCACACCTACGATCCCCAGACCGACAAATGGACGGCGCGCACGCCGATCCCGACCGGCCGTTCCGGTCACGGCGCGGTCTGGTATCGCGGCAAGATCTTCTGCATGGGTGGCGAGGGCTGGAACCGCGTCTACGGCCAGAACGAGGCCTATGACCCGGTCGCCGACAAGTGGGAGGCCTATGCGCCGATGATCACGCCGCGCCATGGCACGGGTGCAGTTGCGGTCGGCGATGCGATCTACGTGGCCGGCGGTGGTCCCCAGATGGGCGGCGGCGTCAAGAGCGCCGTCCACGAGGCGTTCTCGCTTGGCTGA